A stretch of the Terriglobales bacterium genome encodes the following:
- a CDS encoding Rid family hydrolase, whose translation MQETRHINLPDRRHNLPFSDAVLVGNTLYLSGRIGIDPKTGVVPENVDAEITLLLDGVQDVLATAGLTMDDLVYVQIFCPDLSLFDQFNERYRACFKGPLPARAFIGSGPLLRNGRFELQGIAVRT comes from the coding sequence TTGCAGGAAACAAGGCATATCAACCTTCCCGACCGCCGGCACAACCTGCCGTTCAGCGACGCTGTCCTTGTCGGAAATACTCTTTACCTTTCCGGCCGTATTGGAATCGACCCGAAGACGGGCGTGGTGCCCGAGAATGTCGACGCGGAGATTACCTTGCTGCTCGATGGCGTGCAAGATGTGCTCGCAACGGCCGGTCTAACGATGGACGACCTCGTGTACGTACAGATATTCTGCCCGGATCTCTCACTTTTTGACCAATTCAATGAACGCTATCGCGCTTGCTTCAAAGGCCCGCTGCCCGCTCGGGCATTCATCGGTTCCGGACCGCTCCTGCGCAACGGCAGGTTCGAACTTCAGGGGATTGCAGTGCGTACATAA
- the cyaB gene encoding class IV adenylate cyclase: MPSEVEVKFHVDDLNALRERLQKIGFQEITPRTHEFNTLYDSNGRLRRRGELLRIRKYGDRWVLTHKAKSHDARHKTRLETETRIEDGEALGRIFESLGFDPQFSYEKFRSEWTDGQGHVVLDETPIGDFGEIEGSPGWIDAIAQKIGVDEANYITKSYADLFFDWTNKHNSWAKNMTFAEVKSK, from the coding sequence ATGCCGAGCGAAGTCGAAGTCAAATTCCATGTCGACGATTTGAACGCACTGCGCGAGCGTCTGCAGAAAATTGGGTTCCAGGAGATTACGCCCCGGACGCACGAATTCAACACTCTCTATGACAGCAACGGACGCCTGCGGCGTCGTGGCGAGTTGCTGCGTATCCGGAAATATGGCGACCGCTGGGTGCTGACTCACAAGGCCAAGTCACACGACGCACGACACAAAACGCGATTGGAGACGGAGACAAGAATCGAAGACGGAGAGGCTCTGGGCAGGATTTTCGAATCACTCGGATTCGATCCGCAATTCAGCTACGAGAAGTTCCGTAGTGAGTGGACTGATGGGCAAGGCCACGTCGTACTCGACGAAACCCCCATCGGCGACTTCGGCGAGATCGAGGGTAGCCCCGGCTGGATCGATGCCATCGCACAAAAGATCGGAGTAGACGAAGCCAACTACATCACCAAGAGCTACGCAGATCTCTTCTTCGACTGGACGAACAAACACAACAGTTGGGCCAAAAACATGACCTTCGCCGAAGTCAAATCGAAATAG
- a CDS encoding DUF885 domain-containing protein, which produces MQITRALLGAIAALSFTCSFTMAQEKQGVSHVVPAWVQRSNENAKVLLDLEARYNPEGAQQSGVDGVDEQIFDLKPNREQRYKKDLLAAIEELQSRLAKEKDEHVRQDLAIMIDNAKKDIHGIDLSERLEIPYFDMNRTVFYGLRSLLDDQIAPERRKAALVRLRKYAGMEEGYTPVTKLAEAHIAEKLNLPGRIGPFKGELETDLANGSSFISGIEGLFKKYGITGYEEPLAKLKAQLAEYNDFVRAKVLPKARTDFRLPPELYAYSLERVGVDLPPQQLADVAHAAFNDIQKEMQALAPKIASQRGWKSTDYRDVIRELKKEQWTGESILANYKKRIGEIEDIIRREKLVTLPSRPMRIRLASEAESAAVPAPNMRPPRLIGNTGEAGEFVLPLSFPSKEKGKEQKFDDFTYAAASWTLTAHEGRPGHELQFDAMVENGISIARALYAFNSTNVEGWGLYAEKILLPYMPLEGQLVSLQFRLHRAARAFLDPELQMGKVTPEQAHKVLTDDVVLSDAMATSEVQRYTFRSPGQATSYFYGYTKLVALRSDVEKALGKKFDAHKFHDFILSQGLLPPNLLRKAVMDQFVPEMQGNKVARLN; this is translated from the coding sequence ATGCAGATAACTCGCGCCCTGCTCGGGGCAATTGCGGCGCTTTCATTTACGTGCTCGTTCACGATGGCGCAGGAGAAGCAAGGAGTCTCGCACGTGGTGCCTGCCTGGGTCCAGCGCAGCAACGAAAATGCCAAGGTCTTGCTAGACCTGGAAGCTAGGTACAACCCCGAAGGTGCTCAGCAGAGCGGGGTGGACGGGGTTGACGAGCAGATCTTCGACCTCAAGCCGAACCGTGAACAAAGGTACAAAAAGGATCTGCTGGCTGCGATCGAGGAACTTCAGTCCAGGCTTGCGAAGGAAAAGGACGAGCACGTACGCCAGGACCTCGCGATCATGATCGACAATGCCAAAAAGGACATTCACGGCATCGATCTTTCCGAGAGACTAGAAATACCTTACTTCGACATGAACCGAACCGTGTTCTACGGTCTGAGATCTCTGCTGGATGACCAGATCGCTCCCGAACGCCGCAAAGCGGCACTTGTCCGGTTGCGTAAATACGCCGGAATGGAAGAAGGCTATACCCCTGTCACAAAACTGGCAGAAGCGCATATTGCTGAAAAGCTCAATCTTCCAGGTCGAATCGGTCCTTTTAAGGGAGAACTGGAAACAGATCTCGCCAACGGGTCCTCGTTCATAAGCGGAATTGAGGGTCTATTTAAGAAATACGGGATCACGGGTTACGAAGAACCCTTGGCGAAGTTGAAAGCACAACTGGCCGAATACAACGACTTTGTGCGCGCGAAGGTATTGCCCAAAGCCCGAACAGATTTCCGGCTTCCTCCGGAGCTTTACGCGTACTCGCTGGAGCGGGTTGGCGTGGACTTGCCGCCACAACAACTCGCCGATGTGGCGCATGCCGCCTTCAACGATATCCAGAAGGAAATGCAAGCCCTGGCGCCGAAGATCGCCAGCCAGCGTGGCTGGAAATCGACCGATTACCGCGATGTTATTCGCGAGTTGAAGAAAGAGCAGTGGACGGGCGAATCGATCCTGGCCAACTACAAAAAGCGTATCGGTGAAATTGAAGACATCATCCGGCGAGAGAAACTGGTGACGCTGCCGTCGCGCCCGATGCGTATACGTCTGGCGAGCGAGGCGGAAAGCGCCGCCGTGCCGGCTCCCAATATGCGTCCGCCACGCCTGATTGGAAATACCGGAGAAGCAGGAGAATTCGTTCTTCCGTTGAGTTTCCCGTCGAAGGAAAAGGGGAAGGAACAAAAGTTCGACGACTTCACGTACGCCGCCGCTTCGTGGACACTGACCGCGCACGAGGGTCGTCCTGGGCACGAGCTACAGTTCGACGCGATGGTGGAGAACGGTATCTCGATCGCACGTGCTTTGTACGCGTTCAACAGCACCAACGTGGAAGGGTGGGGCCTTTACGCCGAGAAGATACTGCTCCCCTATATGCCGCTGGAAGGGCAATTGGTATCGCTGCAGTTCCGGCTGCACCGCGCTGCCCGGGCATTCCTTGATCCCGAACTCCAGATGGGCAAAGTGACACCGGAACAGGCGCACAAAGTGCTGACAGACGACGTTGTGCTGTCGGACGCCATGGCGACGAGCGAAGTGCAGCGCTACACGTTCCGCTCACCCGGACAGGCGACCTCATACTTTTACGGCTACACGAAACTAGTCGCCCTGCGCAGTGATGTGGAGAAGGCGCTCGGAAAGAAATTCGACGCCCACAAGTTCCATGACTTCATCTTGTCGCAGGGGTTACTGCCGCCGAACCTGCTCCGCAAAGCGGTGATGGACCAGTTTGTGCCGGAGATGCAGGGGAATAAGGTGGCGCGACTGAACTAG
- the secA gene encoding preprotein translocase subunit SecA yields the protein MINTLLGKVFGTKNEREIKKMMPVVQQINALEPEMQKLSDDELRAKTEEFRQRIVERTKHMSLETQTATVDEENGEVNDLSRAKTLDDEKRRIENEVLNELLPEAFAVVREAGRRILNMRHFDVQLIGGMVLHQGKISEMKTGEGKTLVATLPVYLNALPGRGVHVVTVNDYLAKRDSEWMGKIYTFLGLTVGVIIHDLDDEERRAAYGADVTYGTNNEFGFDYLRDNMKFDLRDCVQRGHNFSIVDEVDSILIDEARTPLIISGASEESTDKYARVNKIIPRMEKGEEIPVPQGEPKQYTGDFVVDEKHKTITITEEGWAKVEQMLGIDNIADPENWDLKHHVETGVKAHALYRRDVEYVVKDGEVIIVDEFTGRLMPGRRWSDGLHQAIEAKENVKIERENQTLATITFQNYFRMYKKLAGMTGTAETEAPEFDKIYKLEVVVIPTNRPLLRVENPDIVYRTEKEKYFAVSDEIAKLHEKGQPILVGTTSIEKSERLSDILKRKGVKHVVLNAKYHEKEAEIVAQAGRLGMVTIATNMAGRGTDILLGGNAEFMAKQELVKKGIATAVQQTGGEIEHRHREGITLWYYQGAEFECPTSEWESTFARYKSETDAEHQQVVSAGGLHILGTERHEARRIDNQLRGRAGRQGDPGSSRFYLSLEDDLMRIFAKEWVSNLLQRLGMEEGIPIESGLITRRIEAAQKAVEAQNFEARKHLLEYDDVMNKQREAVYSLRHQLLEGLDQKDLILEDYVADILGQQMDKFADKDVHPEDWDTKGLKDAIFTRFGVDILAEGIDATQLSRQELGDRVFEKLKERYEAKERLIGSEAMRYHERMIMLSVLDQLWKEHLLNMDHLKEGIGLRGYGQHDPLVEYKKESFSMFEDMMSRFEEDTTRYLYLMQVIGADQQQAQQAPQPVVEHGHDGDGRRPRRHQTSVDDLEEEFLRKKKRELQQARMAGSGDAGQVQQVVRAAAKVGRNDPCPCGSGKKYKKCCGINA from the coding sequence TTGATCAACACCCTTTTAGGTAAGGTTTTCGGTACCAAGAACGAGCGGGAAATCAAGAAGATGATGCCCGTGGTCCAGCAGATCAACGCGCTGGAACCGGAGATGCAGAAGCTTTCTGACGACGAGTTGCGTGCCAAGACAGAAGAGTTTCGCCAGCGCATCGTCGAGCGTACCAAGCACATGTCGCTCGAAACGCAAACTGCCACGGTCGACGAGGAAAACGGGGAAGTCAATGACCTTTCCCGCGCCAAGACGCTTGATGACGAAAAGCGCCGCATCGAGAACGAAGTTCTGAACGAGCTTTTGCCTGAGGCTTTCGCCGTCGTGCGCGAGGCCGGACGCCGCATCCTGAACATGCGTCACTTTGATGTGCAGTTGATCGGCGGCATGGTTCTGCACCAGGGCAAGATCTCCGAAATGAAAACCGGTGAAGGTAAGACCTTGGTGGCTACCCTCCCCGTGTACCTCAACGCACTGCCCGGACGTGGCGTCCACGTGGTCACGGTCAACGACTACCTGGCGAAGCGCGACTCCGAGTGGATGGGCAAGATCTATACCTTCCTCGGATTGACGGTCGGAGTTATCATCCACGATCTCGATGACGAAGAGCGCCGTGCCGCTTACGGGGCCGATGTTACGTACGGCACCAACAACGAGTTCGGATTCGACTATCTCCGCGACAACATGAAGTTCGACCTGCGCGACTGCGTGCAGCGCGGGCACAACTTCTCCATCGTGGACGAAGTTGACTCGATCTTGATCGACGAAGCCCGGACTCCGCTGATCATCAGCGGCGCCAGTGAGGAATCCACCGACAAGTACGCTCGCGTCAACAAGATCATTCCCCGGATGGAGAAGGGCGAGGAAATCCCCGTTCCACAGGGTGAGCCGAAGCAGTACACGGGCGACTTCGTCGTGGACGAGAAGCACAAGACGATCACGATCACGGAAGAAGGTTGGGCGAAAGTTGAGCAGATGCTCGGGATCGACAACATCGCCGATCCTGAGAACTGGGACCTGAAACACCACGTGGAGACCGGCGTCAAAGCCCATGCGCTGTATCGCCGCGATGTCGAGTACGTGGTGAAAGATGGTGAAGTCATCATCGTTGATGAGTTCACCGGTCGACTGATGCCGGGACGCCGCTGGTCCGACGGCCTGCACCAGGCGATCGAAGCGAAGGAAAACGTCAAGATCGAGCGCGAGAACCAGACGCTCGCCACCATCACCTTCCAGAACTACTTCCGCATGTACAAGAAACTGGCCGGCATGACCGGTACGGCGGAAACGGAAGCTCCGGAATTCGACAAGATCTACAAGTTGGAAGTAGTTGTCATCCCGACGAACCGCCCACTTTTGCGCGTTGAAAATCCAGACATCGTCTACCGGACGGAGAAGGAGAAGTATTTCGCGGTTTCCGACGAGATTGCGAAACTGCACGAAAAAGGGCAGCCGATCCTGGTCGGTACTACCTCGATCGAAAAGTCCGAGCGGCTCTCCGACATTCTGAAGCGCAAAGGCGTGAAGCACGTGGTGTTGAACGCCAAATACCACGAGAAGGAAGCTGAAATCGTTGCACAGGCCGGGCGTCTGGGCATGGTAACGATTGCCACCAACATGGCCGGCCGCGGCACGGACATCTTGCTTGGCGGCAACGCTGAATTCATGGCGAAGCAGGAACTGGTCAAGAAGGGCATCGCCACCGCCGTTCAACAGACGGGCGGCGAAATTGAGCACCGGCATCGCGAGGGAATTACGCTCTGGTACTACCAGGGTGCGGAGTTTGAGTGTCCGACCTCTGAGTGGGAGAGCACCTTCGCCCGTTACAAATCGGAGACGGACGCCGAGCACCAGCAGGTCGTGAGTGCCGGAGGCCTGCACATCCTCGGCACGGAGCGGCACGAAGCGCGGCGCATCGACAACCAGCTTCGCGGACGCGCCGGCCGCCAGGGCGACCCGGGTTCCTCCCGCTTCTACCTGTCTCTGGAAGATGACCTGATGAGGATCTTCGCCAAGGAGTGGGTCAGCAACCTGCTTCAACGGCTGGGGATGGAAGAAGGAATTCCGATCGAGTCCGGGTTGATCACGCGCCGTATTGAAGCAGCCCAGAAGGCGGTCGAAGCACAGAACTTCGAAGCCCGTAAACACCTGCTTGAGTATGACGACGTCATGAACAAGCAGCGCGAGGCGGTGTACAGCCTTCGTCATCAACTGCTTGAAGGGCTCGATCAGAAAGACCTCATCCTGGAAGACTACGTGGCTGACATCCTTGGCCAGCAGATGGACAAGTTCGCCGATAAGGACGTCCATCCCGAGGATTGGGATACCAAGGGCCTGAAGGATGCGATCTTCACCCGCTTTGGTGTGGACATCCTGGCTGAAGGCATAGATGCCACTCAACTCAGCCGTCAGGAACTTGGTGACCGCGTCTTCGAAAAGCTGAAGGAGCGCTACGAGGCCAAGGAGAGACTGATCGGTTCTGAAGCGATGCGCTATCACGAGCGCATGATCATGCTCAGCGTGCTCGACCAACTTTGGAAAGAGCACTTGTTGAACATGGATCATCTGAAGGAAGGCATCGGACTGCGCGGCTATGGGCAGCACGATCCGCTTGTAGAGTACAAGAAAGAATCCTTCAGCATGTTCGAAGACATGATGTCGCGCTTCGAAGAAGACACCACGCGATATCTGTACCTGATGCAGGTGATTGGTGCGGATCAGCAACAGGCGCAGCAGGCACCGCAACCTGTGGTTGAACATGGCCATGATGGCGACGGCCGCCGTCCGCGGCGTCACCAGACCAGCGTGGACGATCTGGAAGAAGAATTCCTTCGCAAGAAAAAGCGCGAGCTACAGCAGGCGCGCATGGCGGGTTCGGGTGATGCCGGACAGGTGCAGCAGGTGGTTCGTGCGGCCGCAAAGGTCGGACGCAACGATCCCTGCCCATGCGGATCAGGCAAGAAGTACAAAAAGTGTTGCGGTATAAACGCCTGA